A region from the Hydra vulgaris chromosome 08, alternate assembly HydraT2T_AEP genome encodes:
- the LOC136083522 gene encoding uncharacterized protein LOC136083522 — protein MDSMEGKGCAVIALLDEKRKPYQIFKMLQHKGISKDFVYRTIKRYNDSGSVKKRYGGGRQRTARTPKMLAALKARIRCNLRRNQKKLALQMNVSSMTINRALKEDLKVRALKIKTCHYLTAANIKGRREKCAQLLARYGPAAVNRILFTDEKYFTIEAKFNRQNDRVYAKSRAELPHHVGYVTRRHYPEQVMVWAGVSAMGKTPLHFCELGVKTKAKNY, from the coding sequence ATGGATAGTATGGAAGGAAAAGGCTGTGCAGTTATAGCATTATTAGACGAGAAGAGAAAACCGTATCAGATTTTCAAAATGCTGCAGCATAAAGGAATATCAAAGGATTTTGTCTATCGTACTATTAAGCGATATAATGATAGTGGTTCTGTCAAAAAACGTTATGGTGGTGGCAGGCAACGCACTGCACGTACCCCCAAAATGCTTGCAGCGCTTAAAGCTCGAATTCGTTGCAATCTTAGACGgaatcaaaaaaaacttgccCTTCAAATGAATGTGAGTAGTATGACCATTAACAGAGCCTTGAAAGAAGACCTTAAGGTACgggcattaaaaattaaaacatgtcACTATCTTACAGCCGCCAACATCAAAGGAAGACGTGAGAAATGTGCTCAACTTCTTGCTCGATATGGGCCGGCTGCTGTTAACAGAATTTTATTCACAGACGAAAAATATTTCACCATAGAGGCCAAATTTAATCGACAAAATGATCGCGTCTACGCGAAAAGTCGTGCAGAATTACCTCACCATGTTGGATATGTCACCAGACGCCACTATCCTGAACAAGTTATGGTTTGGGCGGGGGTTAGTGCAATGGGCAAAACCCCATTGCATTTTTGTGAGTTGGgagtaaaaacaaaagcaaaaaattattag